CCATCCTGCTCCGGTCGACACTGGACAGTAAAACAATAATACaagagcaaaatgaataaaaaataagatttgACAGATAATATATGATCATAGAATAGTGAATATAGaagaagaaatcagtctgtcaaTGGACAGAAATATTTACTTTAATCAATGATAAACAATGACTACTGTTAGAGGCCTAATAGATCAACAAATGAGAACTAGATTTAGTTACTcactagttacagtgttactgttacagtaCCAACTttctcagtttaccataatatTCTATGTTCTGGGACCCGCAgtttcttttatcttttatctaatGGAAAagctaattaccaaaggcttgactaaaTATATAggttttagcctagacttaaagactggggctgtgtctgagtcctgaacactGACTGGCTGATTATTCCAAAACTGcagggctttgtatgagaagcccccccccccccccccccgactaACTTTCTTAATTCTGGGTACTAATAGTGACCCAGCAtgattgtcacgattggcccctcctggTCCTGTACATgcgttcatgtttttgttttggtctagtccacgtgttctttgttttggtttcctagtccggccccttgttttgtgactccgccccgattgtcgcaacctgttttccgcctgtccctcattatccttatgttttataagccccgtgtttgccctctGTATTGACTggtctttgtactttttgatgtttgtatgtgctgtttgacagtttttgttaaatgtttcctatttgaagagtttttgtTAAGTGTTTCAACTTCTGTGTTctgtgcacatggcatcaggacacctttgGCTGCAGTTTGTTGATGGATTTTGTGTCATCAGATTTgtgaccatgtgttttggacacccgggtgaagagaggagcagcATGACATTCACCAAACATGTTGTGAAggtttgttgggaacgtctggcagaggaacctaccagaaagatctgCAACTCCCTCATCCAACAAAGCTTCGACTGCATACCGAGGGGGGCTGGTGACATTGAGTcctccattgtcgatgcagcggatcggagctgtggccgcaaggttgTAGATGCTTGTCGTGGCGGGAATCCCCGAACCCATTGGTGGACACCTCGGGTAAAGgaagccatcaagctgaagaaagggTCCTATGGACAATCTAAACCTCATCCACACCAACAGACTCACTCGGACcttactgcaccttcaatctagcaaatctgtacttacacatatagaTTGACCACTTGTACATCTTCTATGCACAACCTGTACTGTAGAAATCTTAaagatttctatatcagtatcCTATCCCTGTGTACCTGCATCTTATTTATTATATACCCCAGATTAACTGTAcatacagaatatatatatgtgtatacaaacagaaacacacacacactcactggccactttattaggtacacctgttcaattgcttgttaacacaaatagctaatcagccactcacacggctgcagctcactgcattcaggcatgtagaggtggtcaagacgacttgctgaagtgcagaccgagcatcagaacggggaagaaaggggatttaagggactttgaacgtggcgtggttgttggtgccagacgggctggtctgagtatttcagaaactgctgatctgctgggattttcacacacaaccatctctagggtttacagagaacggtcagaaaaagaggaaatatccagtgagcggtcagttgtgtggacgaaaatgccttgttgatgtgagaggtcagaggagaacgggcagactggttccagatgatagaaaggcaacaggaactcaaataaccaaccagaatctctgaggaacgtttccaacaccttgttgaaagtatgacatgaagaattaaggcagttctgaaggcaaaagggggtccaaccttttaatagcaaggtgtatctaataaaagtagccagtgagtatatttatgtatataaaatcaaatcaaatttatttgtagcgctttttacaacggatgttgtcacaaagcaacaggaaaagacaaagtttcaacggGACtataagaatgtacagaaacaacagcaacagtggcaaggaaaaactccctcagaaatgaggaagaaaccttgggaggaaccaggctcaccaggggggacccatcctcctctggtcaaactacctacaagttattatactactaatattaatagcagtagtattaatagtaggaatagccaggagtccatgagaatatcagggtagggtgggcagctcgtccaaggcaggtggtggcagctggggcatgggcagctggtctgaagtgggtagcaggagggctcggcagtcagtcgtccttcagtgtccagctggacatatgggtgattgtatactcggaaaaaaagcagggagagggaattagttttattctgtctgtttgtacataaacagggaatgtgaacattcccagagtgtggctaacaactccggcagatctgactatgacagcttaactaacaggagagaaccagaaggacacacagacacggcagcactctgaaacagttcggcatccctccgctccaccgtccacaaacctgagtgaccgcgtgcgagcagcgggacgacagcaccagcgtctcagtttactataattccctgtgtccatggacccctggatctgctgcctttatctaagggggaactttacctaccaaaagctaaactgaacaagtgagttttcagcctagtcttaaagattgagactgtgtctgagtcccgaacagtttctggaagatcattccagagtttgggggctttataagaaaaagctttttccccagctgaaaccttctgaattctggggactattaataagccagcgctctgggatctgagtggtcgtgatggctcataatgagaaataagttcttgcaggtactcaggagcgagaccataTAGGGCTTTATAAGGCAAtacactgataaaaaaaaaaaaaaaatatatatatatatatatatatatatatatatatatatatatatatatatatatatatatatatacacactgctcaaaaagaTAAAGgcaacacttaaacaacacaatataactccaagtaaatcaaacttctgtgaaatcaaactgtccacttaggaagcaacactgaccatcaatttcacagctgttgtgcaaatggaacagaaaacaggtggaaattactggcaattagcaagacacactcaataaaggagtggatctgcaggtgggaccacagaccacttctcagtacctttctgctttctcgctgatgttttggtcactctggtggttggtggtgctttcacactcgtggtagcaggagacggactctacaacccacacaagtggctcaggtagtgcagctcatccaggatggcacatcaatgcgacctgtggcaagaaggtttgctgtgtctgtctgtctgtcagcctgttccactttaattttgtgtgtgactccaaatccaggcctccatgggttaataaatttgatttccattgatttttgtgtgattttgttgtcagtacattcaactttgtacagaacaaagtattcaatgagaatatttcactagtatttaaattctataagggggctacacACCTAAGACTTTCACTGACTTTTCACCACCTGTATAAATGTGattttgattttattgattttggaTCTACTGTTACACTAATGTTTTCATCAGTGTACCTGATGCAGCTGAGCAGCTGTTAAGATTGAGTGTTAAAATTGTACAGTCTGTTTCTAACAGCCTCTAACagaaaaataatctgtttttgGAGGATCCTACTCAATTCAGATTATCCACTTATCTTATTAAGTAGAAATATATTATCTGTTTTGGCCGGTACACACATTTGTGTGTattggcgctctgtggtgcattttggtagaatgagtcttgcactgagtGTGATCCTGTGTTTCATAtctgtgtcgtagagtgggtgggagccattattcataatggcctgcagcttagacagcgtcctcctctccgactcaatgagtccagctccacacccacaacatcaccggccttgcagatcagtttgttgagtgtctgccaccctcagcctgcttccccagcatgcaacagcatagaggacagcactcgccaccacagactcatagatcCCGAGCATAGtccagcagatgttgaaggacctcaggcgcttcagaaaatagagacgactttggtcCTTCCcatagagggcgtcagtgttcttagcccagtccagtttattgtcaatatacacacccagatatttgtaatcatccacagtgtccacactgagcCCCCTGATGggcacaggggtcaccggtgccttgtccctcctaaggtccaccaccagttcctttgtctttgtcacattgagctgcaggtggttccgctcgcaccatgtgacaaagtccttcacccttgctgatacatccaactattgcagagtcatcagaaaacttctgaaggtggcaagtctctgtgcagtagctgaagtccgtggtgtagagggtgaagaggaagggagagaggacagttccctGTGGAACTCcaatgttgctgaccactctgtccgacacaacagtgctgcaggcgtacatactgtggtctgccagtcaggtagtcaacaatccaggacacgagGTGGGCATCATTGtcagcttatcacccagaagagcaggccaaATGGTATTGAATGGACTGGCTTGTCCAGGTGAGCGTAgactcggttgagcaggtagatgatggcatcCTCAACTGTAAAGTGGCAGTGGAATTACAGTAACGGTGAATTTATGGTGGCAGTCAATTTAAGGCAGCCCTGGATTTAAGGTGCCAGTAAATTTGAGGTGTCattgaatttaaggtggcagcaGATTTAATGCATCACTAAATTTAAAGCTGCAGGAGATTTAAAGTGGCAGTGCATTCAAAGAAGCAGGGCATTCAATGTACCAGTGTATTTATTAGCTCAGCCACGACCTCActacaccttagcaacaaccttGGATACCTTAGCCACCGCATGGCAACATCTAAGCAACACTTCAGCAGCAATGAACATCAACTTTAAAGTAATTAGCTGGGTTTTCCAACCCAACTTGAAGTtcgtttatagtttatagctcaGTTCAACTCTGATTATACACAGACTCTGTTCAGTAAGCAGCAGCATGAATGAGTCGGCAGTCTGGAGTAAGACTAACATGCAGTGCAGGGAGCTGGACTGGAGCTCGTCCTCAGGATCTGTTTGCTGCTCTGGGTGTGACCAGTTCAACAGCCTGAGAGCAGAAGCTGCTCCTGAACCTGGAGGTTCTGACTCAAATGTTCTAACATCACAATCTCATTAGATCTGCTTCATATTCCAGCTGTGCTGCTTTACTTACTCTAGAACCGGTTCTTTGTGCTCAATTCAATAATACACACAACTGCACAAGTCAATGACAGAAATGTGCTAAATACAGCAGTGTCGCGTGGGTTAGTTAAATATAAGGTAGTGTTAAACCATGTATGTATTCCTAAAATAACCAGGGACTTCCAAAATATCACATAGCCCCTGGGAatagtattttaaaacaatctaGAACACTTAAAACCTACTATTAAAATTTACTACTCCTAGGAACCattgagatagagaaagatgtACAACCAGAGCCCAATCTAACCCAAACTCCACACGACTCGCCCACACTAGTAAAGAAATAAATTCGTTTGGGAGGGAACAGAGTATGAGCCAGTGATCCCAACAGGAGACAGCGTACTCAAACaaggaatgttttattttgtacttttgggcaaatatatacactaaaaGCTAAGTCGTTGCGGTAgattaatgaaaacaaaagcaaaccaacaggaaaataaataaacaaaagcgcaaaacaaaagaataataccaaataaacaaaaaacacatcaaaggGGAACCAAGAATACACAGgaactaaaaaaagaaagtccAGTTCACTGTTTCAATGAGAGAAGTCCATAACAACCAGGGGGATGTAGACACGGCTCCCTTGAGTCTCACCACGCCACTCTAGGACACAATAGAAGAAAAGACTGACCAGTAATGTGTCCTTTGTGCACTCAAGCTTGGGTTTAAATTAGCCTAGTGGACAGTTCCGGGTAGTGATCGAAACCACTACCCAGACATTGCAGCAACACGCCTGTGGTGTAGAGGATAACCCTCGGTCTTCTATCCAGCGTTCCCTTTGAGCCGCCGCTGACGTCACCGCATGCACACACTCCAGCAGTTCCTCCTGAATCTGCTGCCAGCCGCTGCACTCACACGCCACTCGGACCAAGCCCCTACTGCCGGCTAATGCTGCGCCGAATCCTGCTGGCGTTCTAGCCACGCTCCCGGCTGCTTCCGCCTCTGCTGCGCTGTCCACACCCGCAGCACACCTGTGCCACCAATCCTTCCCCggatctctctcccctcctgtAAAAGTCCgcttttaaaataagagtcccCGAGCACCCGCGCTCTCTTTCCACGCTGATAGGCTGATTAAAGAGACAGTTATTAGGTTCAGGTGGAGATAATCAGACGGCCCCAAAAGAAATCAAGAACACCCAAAATTACACAGCACACCACACGAAAAATTTAAGTAAAACCAAACACTCTAAAAACATatcaatacacacaaacacaaatccaaaatgtattttaaagataaatcaagaaaaataacACCTTTTTGACCCGTCTAACAGCAGAAAGTCTCAGCAGTAACTCCAGTTTCTCCTTACTGGCTACCTCCTCCTGCTCCCTGTGGAGTTTCTCTCACCTGCAGTGGTGGCAGTTCCTCTAAGAACACCTGGAGAAGCTTCAAGCTGGATGTCGAGTCCAGCTGCAGTAACCAGGCCATGTCTATAACACAGTTCTCACTACTTTTATTTCTCCACAGTGACTTAATGAGGCCACGCCCACCACTTTCTGATGACAGTCAGTTGCACTTGCAAGCTTTGTCCACCAGGCAGAAGACTTTCACCAGTTGAAGTGCTGTGTTCAATGTAGAACCTCATTAGAACCACTGTTCTACCATACCAGAACCTTTTCATTGGTTTACTGAGTTTCTGATATTGAGAATTTTATCCTTGAACTGTAAAAAGTTctgaaaacaaatgttttaaaggaTGAAGTAAAGTAAGCAGATGTTTCTGCAAAGCGCTGCAGGATTTTTCATGAAgtttattataaatgtttttgtagaTTTATCCAGAACAGCATCACTTCAGCACGTTTTAGAAAGTAACACAGAATTCTAATCTAGTAATTTAGTTTTAGTGCTGTAGCTCCCGTTACTGGCTCCTTCGGCCTTGGACTCGGGGTGGCCGTGCAGACTGGCCATGCGCTTGGGTTCTTGGAAGATGCTCCTCCTGATAATCGAGAGACTTTTATGTTATAAGTAAGTCAGGTTGTTAGATTAAAGgtgtgtttctgtatttgtATCTTATTGTGCTGGGCTCTGGAAAATTAGCTGGGTCTGTGTATCTACCAGGACTGGAAAATGTGTGGAGAAAAGCTCGTTGCCTGCTTCCCGACTGTGTCAGTCGACGCTGGGTGGTTCTCCACTATTGCTGTATTCAATGAAGAGCTTTATTCTAAAGCGCAATGTTCACCACATTTCCTTCTTCATCTGATATATCACTGCATCCTGGTGCAGCTTCTAGACTCCCTTTGCTGTTCCTGATCAATATGTTGGGTTTTTCATATCGAGTCCCAAATATTTTGATCTTCACTGCTCAGACAATAAGCAAACAgaccaccagagggcagcagagtGGTCTCCTAAAATTACATTGAAGCTCTTACCCTgaagatttacatttatggcatttggctgacgctcttatccagagcaacttacagtttgatcattttatacaagtaggtgaaggtgttaggagtcttgcccaaagacccttattggtatagtgtagggcgcttgctctggtgggggattgaacccctagtctacagcgtagaaggcagaggtgttaaccactatactaaccaaccacaatatCCAATTCAGAGTCTGAGCCTGACACACAATTAATACGACTTGGGGGAGCAACATGAGGGCTACTTATACAAGCGTCCAGGACCAGAACCACCTGAGAAGGAAGGGTTAGAAACTGTATATAAGTGGGAAAAGGAATAACACAAGATTAGAGACaggaaatgtgaaaaataagaCTTGGAATCAGGTTCTGTTGTTTATTCATGTAAAATAGACAAAAGCGTATGATGAATCAGCATTAAATCTCTGATAGAAACATCACCGATAGCCATGGATTTGTGTGGGAAACCACTCTTCACTGTATTTATGCTCTACAAACACAGTGAAGACATTACCGATACTTTACAAGCCTCACTGCTGAAATAAGCCAAATAAAAGAGCTAAATCAGGTAAAACTCACTGAAGTCATGTACACTGATGCTAGAAACCCTTGATCCTcttcatgatgaacagatatTTCcacattctttcttttcctgttttcctcccTCTACATTCCTTCAAACTAGTTCCAGCATCTCCCAGAAGCTCCACAGCGTTTGAAGGACAGAAGGAAAGTGAAGCCCATGCTGGAACCTCCACCTGCTTTATTATGATGCCCTAAAATCTCTCATTATCTCTACCAAATTCAGTAGAAGTCCATCATAGAAACAGCATTAGTGTAGCTGTTCTTATACAGTGTACAGGCTGTTCTGCTCTGTGCAGATTAACTATCTAAACTGACTGTAGATGCTTAATAACATTACTCTTTTTTAATGTCGTGTCTCAGGTTCAGTCTTCTTAGTACTGAAAGAGATAGtaggtttatttatttgggaCTTTATTCTGTCTGTAAGAAGAAGCAGATGTTCTCACTCAGTAGCTTCATCTCCTCTCAGCTCAGGTTGACCTACAAACATCTCAGCTGTATAAAGATGCAGGTTTGTACAGATAAACACTGCCCATTTTCTAGTGATGAATACTGTGAAACCTACACCCTTGTAGCATAAATCAGCTTTTTACATTCTATACAAATGACTAGAAAGTTGGAGGTGCTTTTCAGAAGAAGTTGTTATTCTGGAATAAAGTGATTGTCGGAGGTAAAAGCCTCATTTATGATGATCAACGGGTGTGATGATCAGCGGTGCCGAGTTTCTACCTCGATCATTATCACAGGGGCTGAAGTATGGATAGAGTTTCTCAGTGAAAGACTGACGAGTGAAAGAGTAGATATGAGACCTGGCCTCAACATCATAGAAGGAGACCAGACCCTCCTCATAATCCACAAACACCCCCACCTTCTGGGGAGCCTGTTTCAGGGAGAGGGGGACACGCTGAGAGTCCAGAGCCTCATATTCAGTTTCATCGGTCAGACTGACAGTCCAGTATCCATCCTCAGGACTCAGTGTTATATCACCCTTTCTCTTAATAGACCTTCTGGCCACTCCAAAATCCCACTCAGTCTTCCCGCTGACCTGGACCTCATAGTAAAATCTCCCTGAGGAGAACCCCTCCCTTCCCAGCACACAGTCACACCGATTAAACCTGTTTGCGTTTTTAGGAAGCTTCTGTCGTTTTTTTCCATGTGTCACTTGTTTCCCATCATCAGACAGGATGAGATAAGGATTTGCTGTATCAGGATCCAGAGTCACAtccactgagagagaaaacaataaCTAATTTGAACAGTGTATagcataaaataacaaagacacatatttatttatgtacttCATGCCCACAGACCTGCATATTGTTGAATTGCTTTTAGTTCTGTTTAGAAAAGAACAACAGACAATATAATTAccataaatttacattttctttgtttcaatgcttgaaataaaataaagtactATTAAAAAGACGTACATCAATGTTAAATGCTTCAATACACTAATATTAAAAGACATGATAACAATAAAGGTAGTTTGTAATGTAGGATAATGCAATATTTCAGCTTTAAATACACCAATTTACCAAATACGGATGATGTCATCAGAGAATTTTGAGAATTCTTTGAATAATATTTTCCTCACAAGCTCTCAGTGATCTGTAGATACTCACCAATCGCCACAAACTTCTCCATGTCCTTACTGATTGATTCCCGAAGCCAAGTCAGAGCTCTCCTCAGAGTCTCCACCCTCAGATGAGTGTTAATCCTGAACTCAGTCCAGTTCTTGGTGGGTGGAGGGCTGCAGAGGGACGGGTAAACCTACAGTCgagcaggagagaggagaaacccCTCAGCATGGGCAGtgctgtcctgtgatggactgcatTACTATGGAGAAACAGAGGGATTCTGACctgtagaaggtagaggtggtCCTCAGTGTGGGagagctgctccagctcagtgtctctcctctttagctcagTGATTTCCTGCTCCAGCTCTTTAATGAACTCTTCAGCCTGCCTCTCTGCtgctttctgcttctcctccatCACCTCAAGCAGCTCCgcctggcttctctcaatgcagCGCAGCAGAGCTCTGAAGACCTCCACACTGtctgctttctccttctctgtgaTTTTCTAATGGGGGACAGTTTACATTCATCAATgcaagttaaaaaataaaaccggCAACATCCTCAACCCTTAACTAAAGCTTACTTTATTGAGTTTTACAGAGTGTTTGAGTTCCTCAATCTTCTTCAGTCGGTTCTGGATCATCTGCTGAACATCTGCCTGTGTCTTAACCACCTGAGTCTGTCATAGACAATTCACAGCAATACGATTAGTTAagatttttcattgtgcaaaaaaatgattcatta
This window of the Pygocentrus nattereri isolate fPygNat1 chromosome 2, fPygNat1.pri, whole genome shotgun sequence genome carries:
- the LOC108413671 gene encoding E3 ubiquitin-protein ligase TRIM21-like; translation: MDSSSSLLSEDQLLCSICLDVFTDPVSTPCGHNFCKVCLKECWDSSSRCQCPVCKINFSKRPELHVNTFISELAALFKKSVQINLRRTPEQPFSSQVLCDICSEERNPALKSCLNCMTSYCKTHLEPHQRVSAFKTHKIINPVENLKDYICQKHERPLELFCKVDQTSVCQFCAESVHKTHSTVPIEEESGQKKTQVVKTQADVQQMIQNRLKKIEELKHSVKLNKKITEKEKADSVEVFRALLRCIERSQAELLEVMEEKQKAAERQAEEFIKELEQEITELKRRDTELEQLSHTEDHLYLLQVYPSLCSPPPTKNWTEFRINTHLRVETLRRALTWLRESISKDMEKFVAIELKAIQQYAVDVTLDPDTANPYLILSDDGKQVTHGKKRQKLPKNANRFNRCDCVLGREGFSSGRFYYEVQVSGKTEWDFGVARRSIKRKGDITLSPEDGYWTVSLTDETEYEALDSQRVPLSLKQAPQKVGVFVDYEEGLVSFYDVEARSHIYSFTRQSFTEKLYPYFSPCDNDRGRNSAPLIITPVDHHK